The Fimbriimonadaceae bacterium nucleotide sequence GCACGATGGTCGTGCCGGCGCTGAAGCTGTTCAAGCTGGCGACGAGCTCACCGACCTGCACGTCGCGCCGCGTGACGATCCCAGTGATCGGGGAGAGGATGCGGGTCTCGCCAAGCTGACGCTGGCCGTCGCGAAGCACGCTCCGAAGTTGGTCGATCTGGGCCGCCTGTTGCTGGCGTCCTGCGATCAGGGCCTCAATGTCTCGCAGTTGCGTCTCCGCGTCGCGCACGTCCTGTCGCGCCTGCAAGTACTGCTCCCGCTTCACAGAATCTTGGACTCGGTTGATCTGGCTGGATTGGAGGCTGGCCTCGGCCTGTCGCACGCGCTCTTCGGCTTGCTGCCGCGCCAGGCGCTGCCCCTCGGCCAAGCGAGAGAGGTTCTCCTGGGCGTCGCGAAGAGCGGTCGTGGCGAGCGAGACTTGGAGCTCGGCGTTCTCCAGTTCCCGACGGGCGACGAAGCCGCGGTCCATCAGGTTCTTCTGCCGCGTCGCCTCGCTCTTTGCGTTCTCGAGGCGCGACTCTGCGTTGCGGACCGCGACCTCCGCGGCCGTCCGTTCGTTCGGCTGGGTGACGGTGGTCAATTGCTGCAGCGCTTCCCGGGCCGAACGCAGGTTCGACTCGGCCGTCGTGATCGAAGCCGCGGTCAAGGCGGGCTGGGCGCCCATTTCCATCTCAAGCTGCTTCAGTCGGGACTGGGCTTTTGCCAAGGCGGTCCTGGCCGTGACTCGCCGCTGCGCGATCTCGACCTCGGTGCGCCTTGCCCCGGCCTCGGCCCCACGCACCTGGGCGGCGTTCTGATCCACCTGCAGCTGGGTCTCTTGGGGGTCGATCTCGGCGATGAGGTCGCCTTTGGCGACCATTTGGCCCTCCTGGACGAGAAGCCGCGCGATGCGCCCGCTCACCCGGCTCTTCACCTCGACGTTGGTCACGGCTTCGAGGGTGCCTGTGTCGACGACCTGGACGAGCACGTCGCCCTTATCGACCTTGATCTCGTGCTTCTTCGCCTCGAGCGCCGCCTGGGCCGACTTCTGGAACTGCTGGAAGGCAAAGCTTCCGACGACGACGAGGATGCCCAAAAGGACAAGAATCACAATGGCGGCGCGTTTCAAACTTCCCTTGCCTTAAGGCAGGCCATCGCGGCCCGCACTACGGTAATTTACCGACGTAGCGCCCCCCTGGTTGCGATTCAGCCGGGACGGTGCAACGTTGCTTTGACCAGATAGACTTAGGACTTGTCGAGCAGATGCGTCGTAGGAGTCGACCTCGGCGGCACCAACGTGCGCGCCCAAGCGATTGACCAGGCTGGCCGGGCCATGGGCGAGCGGGTCGAGATCCCCTCCCGAGCGCAAGCCGGGGTCGAAGAAACGGTCGCGGCCACCGCGGAAGCGATCCGTGCCGCCGTCGGCAACGCGGCCGGGCCGGTCGAAGCAGTCGGCGTCGCGGTTCCCGGCTTCATTGACGCGGGCGAGGGGGTCGTGCGCTGGGCCCCGAACTTCGGCAAGGCCCACGAGGGCGTGTTCCACTATTGGACGGACGTGCCCTTCGGCCGCCTCCTCCATGAGATCCTCGGCCTCCCCGTGACGCTGGGCAACGACGCGAACTGCGCGGCGCTCGGAGAATATTCCTATGGCTCGGGCAAGGGCGAGGCCAATTGCCTCGTCCTTGTGACTGTGGGCACAGGCATTGGCGGCGGCGTCGTCCTGGGGAGGCGCGCGACCCAAGGCGGCGTGGGCCCCGCGCTGCTCTTGGGCGGGAACCAGGGGGGCGCCGAACTCGGCCACATCGTCATCCGCCAGAACGGGCTGGACTGCAATTCGGGCGCTTATGGGTCGCTGGAGGCCTACTGCCAGCGAGACGCCATCGTCCGCCGGGCCCAGCACCGCTTGCGGCGGGGTCGCACTTCGCTGGTCCGCGAGATGGTCGCGGACATCGCCGACGTGACGCCGAGACACCTGGCCGAAGCCGCCCACAAGGGCGACGAAATGGCGCTCGAGGTGTGGTCCGAGGTGGGCGCCGCCCTGGGGGCCGGGCTCGGATCCTTGATCAACATCTTCGCGCCGGACGTGCTGGCGGTCGGCGGCCAGATCGGCAAGGTCGGCGCCCCGCTTCTCTTACCCGCGATCGCGGAGGCCCGTAACACCGCGATCCCGGCGCTCTTCGCCGATTGCCGCATTCTCACCGCCGAGCAGATCGACGACGCCGGGCTGCTCGGCGCGGCCGCCCTGGCCTTGGCGGCCTTGCCGCAGTGATCCAGCCCCCCGCTTCGTCTGAAGCTGCAGTGGCGGACATTCGTGACGAGATAGAAGCGAAGGAGGCTGAGTTCCTTGGCCCCTTCGGCCAACAGGCCGCGGCTTCGCAGGGGCGAGAGCGGCCCGAACCGCCCGACCCTGTCCGAACTGCCTTCATGGTGGACCGGGACAGGGTCCTCCACTCCAAACCGTTCCGCCGGCTGAAGCACAAGACCCAGGTGTTCGTCGCCCCAGCCGGCGACCACTTCCGGACCCGGCTGACCCACACCCTGGAAGTCGCCCAGATCGCGCGCACCGTCAGTCGTGCGCTCCGCCTGAACGAGGACCTGACCGAAGCGATCGCGCTTGCCCACGACCTGGGGCACACCCCCTTCGGCCACGCCGGTGAAGAGGCCTTGCACACCGCGCTGCTCCAAGCGGGGCATACAGAGGGGTTCCGCCACAGCGCCCAGAGCCTGCGCGTCGTGGAAGTTCTCACGCCCCTGAACCTCACCTGGGAGACGCGCCAAGGGATCGCCGGGCACAGCAAGGGCGCGGCCGACCTCACGGACCTTGACGGCGAACCGACCAGCACGTTAGAAGCCGCGGTCGTCAGGGTCAGCGACCGCATCGCCTACCTCGCCCACGACCTGGACGACGCCGTTCGGTCTGGCATCGTCCAGACCGTTCCGAAGTCCCTCGCCGCACTCGGCGAGACGCATGGGGAAAGGGTCGGCAGGCTGGTCGGAGACGTCATCGAGCATAGCCGCGAGAGTCCTGCCGTCCGGTTCTCCCCGCCCGTGCTGACCCTCGCGAACGAGCTCAAGACTTGGCTCTTCGAGAACGTCTACCTTCGCTATACCGACCTAGACCCTGACATCGTCAAAGCGCAAAACGTCGTGCGGGCGCTCTTCGACCACTATCAAAAGCCCGACACCTTGCCGCCTGGGTTCGACGGCGTGCAAGGCGCGGTCGACTACGTGAGCGGCATGACGGACCGGTTCGCCATCGCCGACTTCCAGCGGCTCTTCGTGCCGACCGGGCTGAGCCAGAGGCTCGACCGGCTCGCCTAGCGCCGGGGCGTCAGTTGCACTTGCAAGGTCGTGTACCCGTCGATCTCGAAGTGTTCGATCCGGACCACGCTTCCCTGCCGCAGGGTGACGACCTTCGTGAACGTGGTCGGCCCCTGATAGTGCCACTCGTCGATGACGCCCCGGCCGTCGACATAGAGGCGCACGCCGTCATCGGACGTCACGCTCAGGTCGAAGCTCCCGCTGAGGCCGCGAGTCTTTGTCTCGGCGACGGTCAGGAAGTGGTCCGCGGGGACGCCCTTCGCCGGGCTCCCGGAGGTCGCGAAGTCCAGGGCGGGACGCTTTTCTCTCAGCACCGGCTCGCCCTGCGCGACTGCATCTAGGTTTGGCGGGGTCTTCGGGTCGGGGCCGAGCTGCTGCCACTTCCAGAACGCGACGTCCCAGGCGAGTTCGATGCGGCGGTCTTCCCAAACGAAGGCGACCGACTTGCCCGCAGGCGTCATGATGCCCCTTGCGTCGACCGTCTTCCCACCCGCATATTCCAGCTCTATGCGGCGGTCGATCACGCCGCTGGACCGGTCCGGGGTGAACCGAAGCGTGCCGGGCACCGTGCCCGATTGCTTCTCGAGCTTTCCGCCTCGGACGGACTTGACGCGCCACCTGCCCTTAGGGCCGAGCACGTCGAAAGTGAGGCTGTCGCCCTTCTCCCAATGTCGGTGGCGAAGCAACGGTCTGCGGAAGTCGTAAGGGCCCCATTCGTCGACGATGATGTACTTGCGGCCACGCAGGGCGCCCCGAGGCAACATCGCGTCCTGACCGCCGATCAGGGGCGCCTGTCTCATTCCGAGCAAGCGTTGGAGAGGCTCTCCGCGCATGAGATCGAAGTTGTTCACGGGCATCTCCGTGGGGCTCCAGGAGTCGTACCTCCAACGAGAAACGATCTCATCGGCGCTAGGATCGCTCACCATCCTGTCGTCAACCGGGTAGGGATCGGGCTTGTAACCTGGTAGCTTGTCCGTCAGGAAAATCCCCCGGGGGCGGACATTGGAACTCTGGACGAAGTTTTCGACGTCCCTTGCGACCGGCTCGGCTTCGTCAGCCATCACGTTATTGCTGAACTCAATGTTCTTCCCGCGCTCAAGCAGGGCGACTCGCCCGGCCGGTGGTGCGAAGAAGTTATCCGTGATCTTTGTGCCGATGTTCCTGGTGTCACGGAACTTGGGATAGCCCCAGTTCGGGTCGGGCGCGGTCGGGTTTGACCACAGGCGGATGTCGGTCCGATTCTTGGCAAACGTGTTGTGGAAGATGTCGTTGAACTGCCCGTGCTCGATCGCGACCCCGGACCCGTTTAAGGCGATGACGTTCCCGGCGATGAGCGTGTCATAGCTGTAGCCGCCCCAGACCCCGTTGCCACACTCGACCAAGAGGTTGTTGACGAACTTGTTACGGCTGAAGGTGGCCTCGATGCCGTTGGCGGGCGAGTGGCTGAAATCGTTTCCATAGACGACGTTGTCGTTGCAGCCGCCTTCCCCCGTGTCCATGGTCGTTTGTCCCGCCCAAAGGAAGAATCCGTCTCCGCCATGAGTCGCTGAGTTAAAGGCGAATAGGTTAGAGTTGGACTGTTCGTACACCAAGAACCCGGTGGAATCCTGCCCTCGGGAATAGACGCCGTGGGAATAGCCCCGCACGCACCAGTCCAGCTTGTTATGGACAATCTTGTTTTCTGAAGACATGTACAAACCGATGCCGACGGCGCTATTGAATGAGAAGTCGTTGTTGACGACCAAGCCGTTGTTGCAGTTCGTCATCATGAGGGCGCAACTGCCGCCCGTCACGGTCACTCCCCGCACCTTGAAGCCGTCGCAACCCCTCAGGTAGATCGCTGCCCCATAGCGCAGCCACTCGTCCGCCTCGTTGTGGTGGTAGCTCATCCAGTCTTCGAGGTCTTCTCGCTCCACCGTGCTCTTCAAGCGTTGCCGCCAGTTGTAGGAGAAGTCGCTGTCGAGGATCTTCAGGCCGCGCGCATCTTGCGCGTAAAGTCCAATTTTGTAGCCATGGACTTTCACATTCCGGAGGGTGATGTTCCGGCCCTGGACGCGGATCGCCGTTCCTGACCGCTCGTCGGGGGCGACAGTCGCTTTGGTCCCCCTCAGGGTCGCACCTTGGAAGTCAACCTCGATGTCGTCGCCCTTGATCGTGACCACGCCCTGCTTGCCGGAGGAATCGGGACTGGGCAGCAAATAGTCGGCCGTTTGCACCCGGCAAGACTTTGTCAGAACCATGCCTGGCCGAAGCTTGATCTCGGGTGCGCTGGCCATAAGGGCGAATGCGATCGCCGCAGTCATGCCACATTCTAATCCAACCTGCCGGAACCGCCGCATCTAAACCACAATCTTTGCCTTGGACCTCGCGGCAAGCGATTTCACGACCGCCCTCTCCTTCCCGGGGGAGGAGGGGCTCTATACGGGCATCGGCGGCCAGAAGGTCGTCGCGGATTGCGACGGGCCCGGCCTCTACAAGCTCTGCGGCCCGGTCGTGGTGGAGGCGGACGGGGCGCAAGAATGCCCGCTGACGGGGAGGTTCGACGACTTCGTCGTCGCGAGGCGTGCCCAGCCCGGGCTGGTGACCGCGACCCTTCGCTCGCGCCCCGTGCCAAGAGACCTTTCGCCCATCCCCTTCGATGGGCGCTGGGAAGGGTGCGGTTGGGCGCTTCGCTTCGATGCCCCGACGAGGGTGGACGGCGAGGACGTGCCCCGGGGCGAGGCGGCGGGCGGCACCCCGGTCTTCCGGTCGCTGGAGGGCAAGGGCCTCGTCGCCCCGCTCCCGGGCCTCACATGCGCCCTGGTCCAGACGCTCGACCTAGCCGACCCCATGAGTCTCGAAGCCTGCGGCTGGACCGCCCAGAACGCCAGCCAAGTCCAGATCCTGGCGTCTGAGACAGCCGGGGGAGGCCCCCTCGCGCGCGCCGTCCAATGCCACTTAAACCGGGCGGTCTGGAGCGTTCCCGTCCCGACCGGATGCCTTGGACTGAGGCTTCGGCGACTTTACGACCGCTTCCACGGCCGCCAACGGGCCCGCATCATGGTCGATGGCGCCTTCGCCCGATGGTGGTACGACCCAGCGGAGGATCGAAACCGCCGATGGGGGTGGAGCGAGACGGGGGTCGACGCCGATGCCCTTTGGGGCAAGGGCGAGGTCGCCCTCACCATCGACCCTCCCGCGGGCACCGCTCTCTGGAGCTGGTCGAAGTACGAGGTTTTCGCACTCTGCCCCGCCCCTTAGATTCGGAGGCCGCACTTGAACGCGGGGGCTGATAGGGGAAAGCCGGCCTCTTGTGGAATGACCTGGTTGAGGATTCTATGCTTGGGCTGGTCGGCTACTCAATGTCCTGCTTCGCGATTGCGGTGCTCCTGACCGTCATCGTCCACTTCTTCCGCCCGATCCGGCAGAACGACAGCTTCCCGGCTTGGAAATGGATCTTGGGCTTCGTGATCGCGGTCGGCGCGATCCCCTATGGCTACACAGAGATCCTCACCAAGATGAAGGGGGACGGCATGGTCGAGCCTATCAAGGTGGCGCTTGGCGACGCAGGCGTGGACGGCGATCTGCTCTATTACCGGATCCGGTACACCGACGATCAACGGGCTTCGGTGATCGCGGTCGCCGAGGACAAGAACGTGTTCGGCACCTATGAAAGCGCGGTGTTCTACGTCGACCTCGAAAAGACCAAGGGCTCCTGGGAGCCGACGTCGTACGAGGTGGTCAACTCCTACCAGCGACAGAAGGACGCCACCACTTTCCCGCCCTACTGGTAAATTGCCGCAGTGACGCTTCGCGAGGTTTTGCACGCCCATGTGCCGACCTTGACCGACCAAAGCACCGTGCGCGACGCCGTCGATAAGATGGACGTCTACCAGTTCCCGGCCTTGGCCGTGCTGGACCAGGACGGCTATCCCATGGCGATCCTCACGGAAGGCGACCTCTGCCGGGCCGTCGGGAGCCACAGCAGCCTCATGGCGATCGCCGCAGAGCCGGCCGTACGCTTCGCCACGCCGTCGCCGACGGTCGAATCGCCCGATACCGAAGTCTCGGACGCCCTCCACCGGATGATCAGCCAGGGCATCACCATGCTGCCCGTCGTCGAGGACGACCGGTTAAGCGGCGTGGTGCTGCGAGTCGACCTGATGCAGGCCATCCTCTTGGACGCCGAGCCTGCTGAGACACCCTGACGATTCCGGCGTAGAAACGGCGTGGTTGCCGAAGGCCAGCTTTTCCCAGACTTCGTCCTGAAAGACCAGGACGGGAACACCGTGACGCGCCAAGACATCGCAGGGGCGCACGCCGTCGTCTACTTCTATCCGAAGGACGACACGAGCGGGTGTACAAAGGAAGCCTGCGAGTTCCGCGACGCCATGCCCCAGTTCAAAGGCGTCCGCGTGATCGGGGTCTCCCCGGATAGCGAAGCCTCGCACAAGAGGTTCGCCGGCAAGTACGGTTTGAACTTCACACTCCTTGCCGACAAAGACCGCGCCCTCGCCACCGCGGCGGGGGTCTGGGTGGAAAAATCCATGTACGGCAAGAAGTACATGGGGGTCGAGCGTTCGACCTTCTTGCTGGATGCGGAAGGGAGGGTCGTCAAGGCTTGGCAGAAGGTTAAACCGGAAGGGCACGCGGCCGCTGTCCTAGCCGCGACCAAGGGCGGGCAGTAGACTCGCCCGCGCCATGAAGGGGCGGGTAACAGCACCGAGTCTGAGGAAGATGAAGGAGGCGGGCGAGCTTATCGTCTGCCTCACCGCCTATGATGAGCCGGGCGGATCGATGGCGGAAGAAGCGGGCGTCGACGTCGTCTTGGTCGGCGATTCGGCCGCCACCACCGTCCACGGTCACCCCACCACGCTTCCGATCACGCTCGAGGAGACCCTGACCCACGTGCGGGCCGTCGCGAAGGGCGTGGAGCGGGCCCTTCTCGTGGCCGACCTTCCTTTCGGCTCTTACGGGGCGGGGGTCGCGCAGGCGGTGGAAAGCGCCTGTGAGTTGGCCAAGGCCGGCGCACAGGCCGTCAAGTTCGAGGGCCCGCTGCTGGAAGAGGTGCGCGCAGTTGTGCGGATCGGCCTGCCCGTGATGGGGCACCTGGGCATGACCCCCCAATCCGTCAACGAGTTCGGCGGGCACAAAGTGCAGGGTCGGGACGGCGGCGAGGACATCCTGCGCGCGGCAAAGGAGTTGGAGGAAGCGGGCGCCTTCGCGATCGTCTTGGAACTGGTGCCGGCCGAGCTTGGGCGGCGAATCTCGCAGGAGGTCAAGGTTCCCACGATCGGCATCGGCGCGGGGCCCTGGTGCGACGGCCAGATCCAGGTGTTCCACGATGTGCTCGGCCTGGGAACGCGGAGCTTCAAGCACGCAAAGGTCTACTTGGAGGGCCGTCGGCTGATTACGGAAGCCCTCGCCAAATACGTCGCAGAAACCCGCAAAGGGGAGTTCCCCACCGAGGAGAATTCGTTCTGAGGATCTTTCGGACCGTCGCGGAGCTGCGGGAGGCGCGCGCGGGCCTGGGCGAGCTGGGACTTGTGCCGACCATGGGGGCTTTGCACGAGGGGCACATGGCGCTTGTCAACCGGTCGCGGGCCGAGTGCGCCTCGACCCTGGTCTCGATCTTTGTGAACCCGACCCAGTTCGGCCCGGGGGAGGACTTCGACGCCTATCCGCGGACGTTCGAAGAGGACCTTGCGCTCCTGGAGGAGGCGGGGGCCACCGCCGTTTTCGCACCGACCGCCGAGGACTTCTACCCCTACCAGACCACCAAAGTTTTAGTCGAAGACGTGAGCGAGGGCTTTGAAGGGTCGGCGCGACCGACGCATTTTGCGGGCGTCTCGACCGTAGTCGCAAAGCTCTTTTTGACTTCCACGCCCGACCGCGCGTATTTCGGCCTTAAGGACTTGCAACAATGCGCCGTGGTACGCCGCATGGTGCGCGACCTAGGATTTGGCTTAAAACTTTCTTTTGTCGAGACGGTTCGAGAACCTACCGGACTTGCCCTTTCGAGCCGCAACCGCTATCTTTCGCCAGAAAATCGGATCCTTGCCGCACAGATGTATATCACAATGCATGCGCTTGCCACGCGCTTAGCCGCTCAGGGGACTTTAGACTCACAAGCGGTAGTGGATGCGAAGAGTTTGCTCACGGAACGCGGTTTTGAAGTGGAATACCTTGCCGTTGTCGACCCGCTTAGCATGAAAGAACCAGCGGAATTGGCCCCCGACGCGCGCATTGTGTGCGCAGCACGATATGCCGGTGTGCGCTTGATCGATAACGTTCCGATACTAGAAAACGCACAAGAGGCTTGACCTTCTGGAATTGTTGCGCCATACTAAGGCCCCAAAGCCAAATGCCAAGGTGGGCAAGGCAGTCGGGAGTCCAAACATGGCTAAGAGTCTTGAGAAAACAAAGTCTGCCCTGAAACTTCGCACCGAGGCGAAATCGGGTGTCTTGACCCTGCGAATCGGCGTGAAGAAGCACGTCCTGCCCTTTGAAGTCCGTATGCTGAACTCGGACGAATACATCTTCGTGCACATCCCGCCGAGCGCGGAGATCATGAAGCTTACGGGCGACGGGCTCCAGGTTGTCACCAGCGATAACGAGGCTGAGGCGGCGGCGAAGTCCTTCCGCAAGAGCCGACGTCGCGGTGGCGGCCGGGGAAGCCGCTCCGCCGCCGTGCCTGAGAACGTGCAGCAGATCCTGGAGCAGATTCCCGCCGGTTACAAGATCGGCTATAATGCGGACGGCTCCGTGAAGCTCGTTAAGAGTCGACGCCGCCGCCGCAACGGCTAAGACCAAGCGATGTAGGAAGGCCGCACCGCCGGGAAGGTCGGTGCGGCTTTTTTACGCCTTGCGGTAGATTTCCCTCTCCGCCGCCTTAGCTCAGTGGTAGAGCAACCGCCTTGTAAGCGGTAGGTCGGGAGTTCGAATCTGCCAGGCGGCTCCAGCCTTTTAACCCCTAGCCTCTTTCCGGCCCGCCGCGCAGCGCTTCATAGTCCGGTTCGCGGACGACACCCCATTGGGTAAGGGCTAACGCCGACAACAGGATCAGGATGCCTGCCGCCGCCCCGATCGAGGAACGAAGGCCGAAGAGTTCCGCCGCCCATCCAAAGACGAAGATTCCTATGGGGGCGACCCCAGCGATCGCCCACATGTGCATAGAAAGCACACGGCCCCTCAGTTTCGGCGGGGCCAACAACTGGAAGAGCGTGTTTGTGGTGTTAAATTGCAGGATCGTTGCCATTCCCAAAACAAAGAAAAGCGGGAAGGCGACCCAAACCGAGTGGGCCAAAGTCAAACCCAAGAGGGCGAAACCTAAGACCACCATCGCCGCGTGCACGGTTAGAGCCTTATAGGGTAAGTGGCTTATGCTGGCGGCCAGCACGAGCCCGACAATAGCCCCGGCCCCGACAAAGCTGAAGGCTTGGCCCAGCCCTGTCTCGTCCAACCCCAAGAGGTTTCTAGCCATGGCAGGCATAAGAGAAATATAGAAGGTGCCAAAAACCGAGGCGGCAGATTCCATCAAAAAGAGCAAACGGAGCGATGGATCCTTCAGTGTAAACCTCATCCCTTCAAAAATGAGGTCGCGTATGGGCTCGGTCCGCTTGACCACGGCGCGGAGGTCGGACTTGATTAAGAATGCGGCAAAAGCAAGGGCGAAAAAGCTGACTCCATTGAAGAGGAAGCACGCGGCCGGCCCCAAGAACTTATAGATCAACGCGCCCAGGGCTGGGCCCACGACGCGGGCCAGGTTGAACGTCGAAGCCTGGGCCGGGATGGCAGAGGACAAGTCCCGCTCGTCGACCACATTGCGGACCACGGCCTGCCGGGTCGGCAGCTCGACGCAGGCCACGATGCCCGAGACCACCGAGACCACCAAGAAGTGCCAATACTGCACCTTGCCAAAAAGCAACGTGAGGCCGAGGAACAGCGGGCCCACCGCGTTCACGGCGGATGTCGCGAAAAGCAAAAGTCGACGGTCGAAGAGGTCGGACACGACCCCCGCGAAAGGCCCGAAGAACGAGATCGGCAGGGTCATGGCGAAGGACACCATCGCGAGCTGCCCCGCGTTGCCTGTCAGGTCGAAGACCAGGTAGCCCTGGGCGAGGGTCTGGACCTGCGATCCGATGAAGGAGATGAACGCCCCGAACCAGAGGATGCGGAAGTCCGGATAGCGCAAGGCCCGGAGCGCAGGAGAGCGGGCGAGCCGCTCCATCATTCCCCTGCCCTCTGACTCCATCTGTACTCAGTATGGACGTCGCCGAGGTCGGCCACTGGTACACTTTTGACCTTCTGTAAGCGCGCGTCCCCAATGATGCCTCGCCTGCGTGTCCTGCAAATCGTGTCGAGTTCGGCGACGTCAGGCGCCGAGCACCACTGCTTGGTGCTCGCCCGTCGGCTCGCGGCCCGGGGACACTCGGTCGAAGTCGTTTGCCCGCCGATCGACTGGATGCAGGAATCGCTGGCCGAGGCAAACATCCCCTGCCACCCGATGGACATGCGCGAAGGGGGCGGGCGCACCGCAATCGGCAAGGTCTCGTCGATCGTCCGCCGAGGCGGGTTCTCCCTGATCCATTCCCACCTGAGTCGCGCCACGTACCTCGGCGCCATCGCGTCCGCCTTCCACCGGGTGCCGCTCGTCTCCACCGTCCACGTTGAGACCCGCGAGCCGATCTATCGCTTCATCACCTGGGGCTCGAACCGCATCATCGCGGTGAGCAACTATATCCACGGGGTGTTGAAAGGCAGGGGCGTGCGCTCCGACGCCATCGACGTCGTCTACAACGGCACCGACTTCGCCGACCGGAACCAGGGGGACTCGACGGCGGTGCACCGCGAATTTGGTATCCCCGAGGGCCGCCGCCTGGTCGGGCTCGTGGGGCGCATAGCGCCGGAGAAGGGCCATCACATCGCCCTGGAGGCCTTTGCTAACCTGGCCCAAGAGCACACGGACACCCAGCTGATGTTCG carries:
- the panB gene encoding 3-methyl-2-oxobutanoate hydroxymethyltransferase; this encodes MKEAGELIVCLTAYDEPGGSMAEEAGVDVVLVGDSAATTVHGHPTTLPITLEETLTHVRAVAKGVERALLVADLPFGSYGAGVAQAVESACELAKAGAQAVKFEGPLLEEVRAVVRIGLPVMGHLGMTPQSVNEFGGHKVQGRDGGEDILRAAKELEEAGAFAIVLELVPAELGRRISQEVKVPTIGIGAGPWCDGQIQVFHDVLGLGTRSFKHAKVYLEGRRLITEALAKYVAETRKGEFPTEENSF
- a CDS encoding deoxyguanosinetriphosphate triphosphohydrolase, whose protein sequence is MADIRDEIEAKEAEFLGPFGQQAAASQGRERPEPPDPVRTAFMVDRDRVLHSKPFRRLKHKTQVFVAPAGDHFRTRLTHTLEVAQIARTVSRALRLNEDLTEAIALAHDLGHTPFGHAGEEALHTALLQAGHTEGFRHSAQSLRVVEVLTPLNLTWETRQGIAGHSKGAADLTDLDGEPTSTLEAAVVRVSDRIAYLAHDLDDAVRSGIVQTVPKSLAALGETHGERVGRLVGDVIEHSRESPAVRFSPPVLTLANELKTWLFENVYLRYTDLDPDIVKAQNVVRALFDHYQKPDTLPPGFDGVQGAVDYVSGMTDRFAIADFQRLFVPTGLSQRLDRLA
- a CDS encoding ROK family protein encodes the protein MSSRCVVGVDLGGTNVRAQAIDQAGRAMGERVEIPSRAQAGVEETVAATAEAIRAAVGNAAGPVEAVGVAVPGFIDAGEGVVRWAPNFGKAHEGVFHYWTDVPFGRLLHEILGLPVTLGNDANCAALGEYSYGSGKGEANCLVLVTVGTGIGGGVVLGRRATQGGVGPALLLGGNQGGAELGHIVIRQNGLDCNSGAYGSLEAYCQRDAIVRRAQHRLRRGRTSLVREMVADIADVTPRHLAEAAHKGDEMALEVWSEVGAALGAGLGSLINIFAPDVLAVGGQIGKVGAPLLLPAIAEARNTAIPALFADCRILTAEQIDDAGLLGAAALALAALPQ
- a CDS encoding efflux RND transporter periplasmic adaptor subunit; amino-acid sequence: MILVLLGILVVVGSFAFQQFQKSAQAALEAKKHEIKVDKGDVLVQVVDTGTLEAVTNVEVKSRVSGRIARLLVQEGQMVAKGDLIAEIDPQETQLQVDQNAAQVRGAEAGARRTEVEIAQRRVTARTALAKAQSRLKQLEMEMGAQPALTAASITTAESNLRSAREALQQLTTVTQPNERTAAEVAVRNAESRLENAKSEATRQKNLMDRGFVARRELENAELQVSLATTALRDAQENLSRLAEGQRLARQQAEERVRQAEASLQSSQINRVQDSVKREQYLQARQDVRDAETQLRDIEALIAGRQQQAAQIDQLRSVLRDGQRQLGETRILSPITGIVTRRDVQVGELVASLNSFSAGTTIVRIEDRDHMQVRLEINEIDVARLSEGMKAEVLVDAFPEKKFTGRVATIAPTNTSAGATTNNPDAVVKYEVKVLLDDPLSLLKSGMSAKCSMRVIDRKNVLRAPIDRVGKDEKGYFVMVPPDKPGPKAENKRIDVKVGAKSDTFYEIVSGVTEGQKLERPPFGGPERKGMMSFGPDEE
- the bcp gene encoding thioredoxin-dependent thiol peroxidase, whose product is MVAEGQLFPDFVLKDQDGNTVTRQDIAGAHAVVYFYPKDDTSGCTKEACEFRDAMPQFKGVRVIGVSPDSEASHKRFAGKYGLNFTLLADKDRALATAAGVWVEKSMYGKKYMGVERSTFLLDAEGRVVKAWQKVKPEGHAAAVLAATKGGQ
- the panC gene encoding pantoate--beta-alanine ligase; protein product: MNPTQFGPGEDFDAYPRTFEEDLALLEEAGATAVFAPTAEDFYPYQTTKVLVEDVSEGFEGSARPTHFAGVSTVVAKLFLTSTPDRAYFGLKDLQQCAVVRRMVRDLGFGLKLSFVETVREPTGLALSSRNRYLSPENRILAAQMYITMHALATRLAAQGTLDSQAVVDAKSLLTERGFEVEYLAVVDPLSMKEPAELAPDARIVCAARYAGVRLIDNVPILENAQEA
- a CDS encoding right-handed parallel beta-helix repeat-containing protein — encoded protein: MTAAIAFALMASAPEIKLRPGMVLTKSCRVQTADYLLPSPDSSGKQGVVTIKGDDIEVDFQGATLRGTKATVAPDERSGTAIRVQGRNITLRNVKVHGYKIGLYAQDARGLKILDSDFSYNWRQRLKSTVEREDLEDWMSYHHNEADEWLRYGAAIYLRGCDGFKVRGVTVTGGSCALMMTNCNNGLVVNNDFSFNSAVGIGLYMSSENKIVHNKLDWCVRGYSHGVYSRGQDSTGFLVYEQSNSNLFAFNSATHGGDGFFLWAGQTTMDTGEGGCNDNVVYGNDFSHSPANGIEATFSRNKFVNNLLVECGNGVWGGYSYDTLIAGNVIALNGSGVAIEHGQFNDIFHNTFAKNRTDIRLWSNPTAPDPNWGYPKFRDTRNIGTKITDNFFAPPAGRVALLERGKNIEFSNNVMADEAEPVARDVENFVQSSNVRPRGIFLTDKLPGYKPDPYPVDDRMVSDPSADEIVSRWRYDSWSPTEMPVNNFDLMRGEPLQRLLGMRQAPLIGGQDAMLPRGALRGRKYIIVDEWGPYDFRRPLLRHRHWEKGDSLTFDVLGPKGRWRVKSVRGGKLEKQSGTVPGTLRFTPDRSSGVIDRRIELEYAGGKTVDARGIMTPAGKSVAFVWEDRRIELAWDVAFWKWQQLGPDPKTPPNLDAVAQGEPVLREKRPALDFATSGSPAKGVPADHFLTVAETKTRGLSGSFDLSVTSDDGVRLYVDGRGVIDEWHYQGPTTFTKVVTLRQGSVVRIEHFEIDGYTTLQVQLTPRR
- a CDS encoding CBS domain-containing protein, giving the protein MTLREVLHAHVPTLTDQSTVRDAVDKMDVYQFPALAVLDQDGYPMAILTEGDLCRAVGSHSSLMAIAAEPAVRFATPSPTVESPDTEVSDALHRMISQGITMLPVVEDDRLSGVVLRVDLMQAILLDAEPAETP
- a CDS encoding MFS transporter — its product is MESEGRGMMERLARSPALRALRYPDFRILWFGAFISFIGSQVQTLAQGYLVFDLTGNAGQLAMVSFAMTLPISFFGPFAGVVSDLFDRRLLLFATSAVNAVGPLFLGLTLLFGKVQYWHFLVVSVVSGIVACVELPTRQAVVRNVVDERDLSSAIPAQASTFNLARVVGPALGALIYKFLGPAACFLFNGVSFFALAFAAFLIKSDLRAVVKRTEPIRDLIFEGMRFTLKDPSLRLLFLMESAASVFGTFYISLMPAMARNLLGLDETGLGQAFSFVGAGAIVGLVLAASISHLPYKALTVHAAMVVLGFALLGLTLAHSVWVAFPLFFVLGMATILQFNTTNTLFQLLAPPKLRGRVLSMHMWAIAGVAPIGIFVFGWAAELFGLRSSIGAAAGILILLSALALTQWGVVREPDYEALRGGPERG